From the Cohaesibacter sp. ES.047 genome, the window TTGATCCCCTTGAAGGCTGACAGGAAGACCTCACTCGAATAGGAGGCAAAGACGAAGGATAGGGCGATCATGCCAGCGACAAACGAATTCACTTCGACGTGGATCCCGAAGACCTTCTGGAACAGGAGATTTATGAGGATCTGACCGCCATAGTAGACGATGAACAAGGTGAGCAGTTCAGGCAGGCCCCGGAATATCGTTGTGAAGATCTTGGCACTGGCCTGTACGGTCTTTTCTTTGGCATTGATACCCAGAGCAAGGAAAAACCCCAGCACCAAGCCGATTGGCAGGGTTGCAAGCCCCAAGAACACCGTGACAAGAACACCCGAAACAATTTCGTCGCCCCAACCATCTGGTCCATAGGACAACAAGGTGAGATAGTCTGTCATCAATACTGCGTACCTGTAAAAAGCCCGGCGGGTGATACCGCCGGGCACTGTCTTCAACAAACTGTCTTATTCGCCGTAAACGTCGAATGTGAAGTATTTGTCGTTGATTTCCTTGTATTTGCCGTTTTCGCGGATGGCGGCGATGGCATCGGAAAATTTGTCAGCCAGCTCGGTTTCGCCCTTGCGAACAGCGATGCCTGCGCCTTCGCCATGAATTTCCGGCACGATCGGGAAAGACCCGACCACTTTGCAGCAGGTGCCAGTATCGGAATTCACCCAATCGGACAGCAGCACGATATCGTCAACAACACCGTCAAGACGACCGGATTCCAGATCGAGTTTATATTCGTCGGTGGTCGGATAGAGTTTCAGCTCGATGCCCGGCAATTTCTGTTCGGCGAAGTTGGAATGGGTGGTGGAAGACTGTGCACCGATAATTTTGCCTTCAAGCGCAGCAGGATCAGCACTCGTGATGTCGGAGTCCTTGAGAACAGCAAGACCGCCCGGGGTGTTGTAATACTTCTTGGAGAAGTCAACTTTCTTCAAGCGATCCGGGGTGATGGACATGGACGCGATCACGGCGTCAAATTTGCCGGCGATCAGGCCCGGGATCATGCCATCCCAATCCTGAATAACGAATTCACATTCGGCTTTCATTTCTTCGCACAGCGCATTGGCCATATCGATATCGAAGCCGACCAGTTTACCGTCGGATGTCAGTTCGTTGAACGGAGGGTAGGCACCCTCGGTCCCAATGAGGATTTTGTCAGCAGCTTGAGCGCCACCGGCTACCATCATGACAGCAGCAGCAGTGAGCGCGAGTTTTTTCAGGAGACGCATGCGATTTTCCCTTTAACATATTGCGTGGCGAGCCAATCACGGAACCCATTTCCGAAGACCGCTCTACAATATCAAGACCTGTTTTAGGTTTCTCTGGATTTGGCGGTGTTAAGCCGCGTGAAGGCATAATCCCATTATTTTAAGTCTTTTGACAACAGACAATCCCGCATATTTGAGAATAGCAATCAATTTCGCCTAAAATCTAGCCTTCTCTGAAAGAAAAGCGCGTTTAGGCAAAGCTATGTGAAACCATATGCGGTATTCTTGGGAAAAGTGATTGATGTGATTGCGGCGGCGTCGCCTCAGCTCACTTGAACCTGCCCGCTTTGCTTAGCAATTAGGCAGGTTCAAGTGGTACCTGCAAAGAATTTGCAGTGAATTGCCCTAGACCAATCGATCCAGTTTCATGCCAGCAAAGCTGACCACGAAGGGGGCTGATTGCTCACGCAAAGGCACGTTAATGCGCGCCATCGGCGCGCGCCACCTCGAGGCCCATCTGTTCGACAATCATGTCAGCCATGCCTTTTACATCATCGATCTGGAAGCAATCGAGCCCCGCAGCATCCTCAAGCAATTCGGGCTGGTCACTGGCAACAGCGACGATCCTGTTGTCGTCAGGCGCAATGGGGGTGGTGTGCTTGGCGTCAGCACGCCGCACTTCAATCTTTGGAAAAGGCTCTGTCTTGTAGCCTTCAACAAGAACCAGATCACAAGGGGCAAGGCGAGGTAGAATCTCACCTAGGCTCGTCTCTTCATCATCGCGCGCTTCATGCATGATCGCCCAGCGCTTGCCTGCCGCGACCAACGCCACTTCGCCCGAACCGGCCTCACGATGCCGATAGCTGTCGGTGCCTTCCTTGTCGATGTCGCAATTGTGGTGCGCATGCTTAACCGAGGAAATGCGATAGCCGCGCGCTGTTAGCTCGGCAATGAGGCGGGTGGCGAGTGTCGTCTTGCCGGAGTTCTTCCAGCCCGTTACGCCGAAGACCCGATGTCCATACCAGCGAAAATCTTGAAAGGATTTGTCCATAACGTGTTTGGCTTTTCTATCTTGTTTGTGTTCTTGATACAGTCTGTCTACGCGCTTTGCTCGGCAAGTCCGGCTGCAATGGCTTCGGCAACTTCGATATCATCGGGGCTGTTGAGGTTGAAGAAGGGATCGATCTCCAAGCCGTCAATCATCATGCCCTGAAACACTGCACAGCTGTTGATGTGCTGAGCGGCAAAAGCCCGCAGTTTACGGTCGCCCGCATTCAAATAGCGCTCTATGTCATCGGCCAGAGCCACCGGCCAGAGTGCAAATGTGGGATGGATCTGATCGCCGGATTGGGCCAGAGTGATCGCAGGGCCGGGGCCTCCCATGGCCATGATCAGCCGGTCCACCAGGTCGTGCGGGAAAAAGGGTGTGTCTGCCGCAGTGCTGATGACCCAGAGGACATGAGCGGCGTTGACCTCGGCCCAGCGCATCGCGGCCAGAATTCCCGCCAGTGGACCCAAATGACCGGATATGCCATCCGCGAGAACGGGGTGTGCGGTTCCAAAGCGTGAGAGATCATCGTTGCCGCTGATCACGATCCCGCCGACTTGCGGGGAGAGGCGACTGACCACGCGAGACAACAGGGTTTCACCGGCAATTTCGAGGAGTGGCTTGTCGATACCGTTCATGCGGCGTGATTGCCCGCCAGCCAGGACAACCCCGAGCGTTCTGTGCGCCCAGCGATTGGACGCACCTTCAGGGGTCTCGCCCTCCATCAGCCGTGCCGCGTAATCAACGGCGAGAGAATCCAGTCGTTGGAGGTCTTCAGGACTTGGTTTCATGGTAGCCTTTCGAAGGGAACTGTGCGGGCCTTGGTGGAGGACACAAATCCGTCCCAACCCCTTGACGCGGGGCCCGGAAAGTTCCAGCTATGAAAGATAGAAACCGGTTTTTCAAGGCCTGGCTGCAGCTTCGCGCGCGAATAGCCGAAAATGTCACCATCATCTCCGGATAACCGCCGGATCGTCCACACCACAAAGTGAGGTCAGCCCCCCGTGTTCTGGAACAGCAAGAGTGATCGCAAAGTGAGCAAGCCCCTAACCAAAGAAGTCATTCAGCAACAACTTCAGACCATCACCTTGCCCGGCAGTCAGGGCGATATCGTCTCGGCTGGCATGGTGTCGGATATTTTCATCAAGGACGGGTCGGTCATGTTCTCCCTATCCGTGGCGGCCGAAAAGGCCGATGACATGGAACCTGTGCGCAAACAGGCCGAGGATCTGGTCAAGTCTCTGGATGGGGTTGAAAAGGTCATGGTGGCCCTCACGGCAGAACGGGCGCCCGGCTCTAGTACCGGTGCGGCTAAACCGGCACCGTCGGCTGCTGCGCAGCGCCCTGCGCGACCACAGCAAGGCGGCGGTCCTGCCAAACTCGAAGTCAAGGGTGTGAAGGACATCGTTGCCGTCTACTCGGCCAAGGGCGGCGTCGGCAAGTCGACCACAGCCGTCAATCTGGCGCTGGCCATGCAGGCCAACGGCCTCAAGGTCGGCATCCTTGATGCGGATATCTATGGTCCGTCCATTCCGCGCCTTCTCGGTATCACCGAAAAGCCCGAAACCTATCCCGGCACGCGGATCCTCAAGCCGCTCAAGGCTCATGGTCTTGTGGCCATGTCCATAGGCCTTCTTGTCGAGGAAGACACCCCCATGGTCTGGCGTGGTCCGATGGTGGTCTCGGCGCTCACCCAGATGTTGCGAGATGTCGCATGGGATATGGAAGGGGAGCTCGATGTTCTTGTCGTCGACATGCCACCGGGGACCGGAGACATTCAACTCACCATGGCCCAGCAGGTGCCTTTGTCGGGCGCGGTCATCATTTCGACACCGCAGGATCTGGCGCTCATTGATGCGCGCAAGGGCATCGCGATGTTCCGCAAGGTGAGCATTCCCATCCTCGGCCTTGTCGAGAACATGAGCTACTTCCTCTGCCCGGATTGCGGCTCCAAGCATGACATTTTCGGCCACGGTGGCGCGCACGCAACGGCCAGCGATATCGACGTGCCATTTTTGGGTGAAATCCCGTTGCACATGGAGATCAGAGAACGCTCAGACGATGGTCAACCGATTGTCGCCATCGAACCCGAGGGCGAGTTCGGCACGATCTATCGCGCCATCGCAACGACAGTCGCGCAATCACTCGAGGGCGCGGTCAAAGCAGCGCCAAAGATCGTTATTGAGTAAAGTCGTTTCTGTGTCGCGCCAGTTTAATCGACTGAGCGCGGCACAAGCAGCGAAAAGCCTACCGCGACAACCGCCGAAGCCGTCATCAACAAGGCCATGGGCAACAGGCTGTCGCTGAGCAGAAACGCGACAAAATAGCTGAAGGCCGCGTTAATGCCCATCATGATGCAACCCGACAGGCCCGACGCACTGCCCGCAAGGCGAGGGTTGACGCTGACCACCCCTGCAATACAGCTGGGAAACACCAGCCCATTGCCTAAGCCGACAAAGAACATGGCGCCAAAGAGCATGGGCGCGTTCTCGATGCCAATCAGGCTGAGCAGAACAATCGCGAAGCAAAAAATGGCTGTGAGCAGGCTGCCCAGCAGAATCATGCGAAAAAGCCCCGCGCGAGAAGCGAAGCGGCCCGAAATGTAGTTCCCAACAGCATAGCCGATCGCAACCAGCATGAAGAACAGACC encodes:
- a CDS encoding ABC transporter permease, with product MTDYLTLLSYGPDGWGDEIVSGVLVTVFLGLATLPIGLVLGFFLALGINAKEKTVQASAKIFTTIFRGLPELLTLFIVYYGGQILINLLFQKVFGIHVEVNSFVAGMIALSFVFASYSSEVFLSAFKGINQGQYEGAFALGLSWPKTMRLIIIPQLIKLALPGLSNLWLIMLKETSLVSVIGLADTMRQTGLAARNTKEAFLFFSIACLIYLALTFLSSVGLERIEKRVRRGEVRS
- a CDS encoding ABC transporter substrate-binding protein; translated protein: MRLLKKLALTAAAVMMVAGGAQAADKILIGTEGAYPPFNELTSDGKLVGFDIDMANALCEEMKAECEFVIQDWDGMIPGLIAGKFDAVIASMSITPDRLKKVDFSKKYYNTPGGLAVLKDSDITSADPAALEGKIIGAQSSTTHSNFAEQKLPGIELKLYPTTDEYKLDLESGRLDGVVDDIVLLSDWVNSDTGTCCKVVGSFPIVPEIHGEGAGIAVRKGETELADKFSDAIAAIRENGKYKEINDKYFTFDVYGE
- the mobB gene encoding molybdopterin-guanine dinucleotide biosynthesis protein B, whose product is MDKSFQDFRWYGHRVFGVTGWKNSGKTTLATRLIAELTARGYRISSVKHAHHNCDIDKEGTDSYRHREAGSGEVALVAAGKRWAIMHEARDDEETSLGEILPRLAPCDLVLVEGYKTEPFPKIEVRRADAKHTTPIAPDDNRIVAVASDQPELLEDAAGLDCFQIDDVKGMADMIVEQMGLEVARADGAH
- the mobA gene encoding molybdenum cofactor guanylyltransferase MobA, which encodes MKPSPEDLQRLDSLAVDYAARLMEGETPEGASNRWAHRTLGVVLAGGQSRRMNGIDKPLLEIAGETLLSRVVSRLSPQVGGIVISGNDDLSRFGTAHPVLADGISGHLGPLAGILAAMRWAEVNAAHVLWVISTAADTPFFPHDLVDRLIMAMGGPGPAITLAQSGDQIHPTFALWPVALADDIERYLNAGDRKLRAFAAQHINSCAVFQGMMIDGLEIDPFFNLNSPDDIEVAEAIAAGLAEQSA
- the apbC gene encoding iron-sulfur cluster carrier protein ApbC, yielding MSKPLTKEVIQQQLQTITLPGSQGDIVSAGMVSDIFIKDGSVMFSLSVAAEKADDMEPVRKQAEDLVKSLDGVEKVMVALTAERAPGSSTGAAKPAPSAAAQRPARPQQGGGPAKLEVKGVKDIVAVYSAKGGVGKSTTAVNLALAMQANGLKVGILDADIYGPSIPRLLGITEKPETYPGTRILKPLKAHGLVAMSIGLLVEEDTPMVWRGPMVVSALTQMLRDVAWDMEGELDVLVVDMPPGTGDIQLTMAQQVPLSGAVIISTPQDLALIDARKGIAMFRKVSIPILGLVENMSYFLCPDCGSKHDIFGHGGAHATASDIDVPFLGEIPLHMEIRERSDDGQPIVAIEPEGEFGTIYRAIATTVAQSLEGAVKAAPKIVIE